From Solibaculum mannosilyticum:
AATTCCCAGCTGGATTTGGAACGGCAGCTTATTACATATCTGATCACAGAGCGGGAAACCCGTTTGGGAACAAAAATCGGGGGTTGTCTCAATCGCCAGTTGTGGCGGAGGGTACCGGATTACAGGACAAAAGAAGAGGTCTATAGCCAGGTACTGGTACCGTTCTGGACAAACGAATTGAAAGAGGCCGGGATCATTGAGGAGGTCCTGCTGGACAATCTTCGTCAGAGTATCTTGTTTAAATATTCCCCATTTCAGGAACTATCAGAGGAACAGCTGGACCTGATTGACGAGATGACAAGCAATGAAAAAAATTATCTGGTAGAAGGGATCGCAGGCACAGGAAAGACGGCAGTATTGACCAATCTGGTGGCGCGCCTGTGTACAGATGAGAGATACCGGGGCAAAAAAATCGGCGTGGCAGTGAAGAGCAATTGGATCAACCAGGCGCAACGGATCTTCAAAGCATATGGTATCCAAGAGCATGTGTCTCTGGGAAGCGCATGCCAGCTCATCCAAAGGGGAGAGGAGTTTGATATCATCGTAGTGGATGAGGCGCACCGCCTGCAGCGCAAGTATTCCAAACAGCATCCCTCTGTTTCCCGAACTTTTAAGGGCAGCCCGCTCAAAACGGAATTGGATTTCCTGGGGAGAATATCCAAGCGAATGATTTTGCTTTACGATAAGCTGCAGATCATCCGCCCTTCGGACATCCCCTGGCGCACTTTTGAGGATTATGGGAAACAGCATGGATTTGAGCGGAGAATGATGATGAAGCAGTTCCGCATTCAAATCCATGAAAAAGGCGCGTCTTACACGGCGGAGGATTATTTTGCCGGGATTTTCTCTTTTCTGCAATTGTCCGACATGCCTTTTGACAAGGACGTTTTCCGCAGCAAAGCGCCGGATGCCTACTTTGGCGTGACGGATTCCATTTGTGAACTGTTTGATTATGTAGAAGAGCGCAGACAGTACCATCCCACCGCGCAGTGCAGGGTTCTGGCGGGATATGCGCGTCCCTGGGGCAGCAAATTCAAACCCGGCCATAAGAGATATACGGAATTCGACTGGATAGAGGGCGAAGAGCGCTGGAAATGGAATTCCACCAATAAAAACTGGATCGGCCGTCCCGGCTCGGAAGAGGAAATCGGCTGTGTCCATGCGATCCAGGGAATTGACTTGGACTATGCAGGCGTAATCATTGCCAAAGATTTGACGTTCGCAGACGGCAAAGTAACAGTTGTAAAAGAACACTATTATGATAGAAATGGAATTCCGGCTAAAAAAGATTTTGTTCACGAAGATTTTACCCAGTATATCAAGCAAATCTATTACATTCTCCTCAGCAGGGGGATCCGCGGGGTTCGGATCTACTTTGAGGATGAGGCTCTGAAACGGCATTTTATGGAGGTGGTTGGTTTATCATGAAGAAGGAAACGGTAAATGAGATCAACCGGTTTCGGGATGAGAGAAACTGGAGGCAATTTCACAATCCCAAGGATCTGGCGATTTCCATCTCTCTTGAGGCATCTGAATTGCTGGAACTCTTCCAGTGGAAAACCAATGAGGAGGTTGTTGAAGCAAAAGCAGATGCGCTGAAAGAAGAACTGGCGGATGTTCTAATTTACTGCGCGATGCTTGCCGATGATCTGGGACTGGATATGGATACCATTGTGATGGAAAAACTTAAAAAAAACGCGGTAAAATACCCTGTGGAAAAAAGCCGGGATAATAAGAGAAAGTATAACGAACTTTAGATCCTAAGATTTCTCAGTGGCATTGGGTGTGGAAAAATAGATTTACTATTGTGAATTTCGGTCTTGTACCGGTTGGACAATTATGGTAAAATATGAACAAATATTAATAGAAAGATGGTGCATTAATCATGGATAAAGCGGTATTAAACGAGATTGTTGAGAAAACACATGAATTAATAAAGTCTCCTACCTGCAGCAGTGAAACAAAGGAAGCAGCCCAGCGCTGGCTGGATGCAGTGGGAACGGATGCGGAAAAAGAGGAAACCCAAAAATATGTGGACGAGCTGGAAGCAGATATTATGCCGATTGATAATTTAATTAATTTCGCCCAATCGGAACAGGGAGCGCAATACTTCGGCGCAGATGCTGCTGCCAATATTGCAGCGCATGCAAAAGAGATCAAAGCGGCGGGAGCGCGGTACTGTGACTGTCCAGCCTGCTCGATCGTGGCAACGATTCTTGAAAAGAAAAGTGAACTCTTAAAATAAGTCTGTCAACAGATGAAATAGAAAAAGAGCGCCGATCCTTTGGATTGGCGCTCTTTTTTGATGCGTTTGAAAGAAAACTTTACTCTGACTGTGAAATAGACAGGGATTGCAGAGACTAGAGCATTTCGATCTGATCAGCCCAACGGCAGACAGCATCCCGGAGGAACTGGGCACATCCAGGGACATTTTTATCGTAATAATCGGTAAAACGCCGATCCATTACGTAGAGCTGAACGATGCCCTTGTGCCGGTTGGTCTCATATCCGTTGCTGACGAGGGTCAGCCATTGACGATGAAGCTGTGTGATATCTCTGGCTTCCGGACAGGAAGAATCTTTGGAAGTCTTAACGGCTTCCTCCAACCGGCATTGGATTTCTTTACTCAGCCCCATCCACTGTTCATATTGCTCCTGTGTCAAGTTTAACACGGCGGAATGGACGCCGTCGACTGCGGCATCGCCGTATTTTTCCCGGATTTCCCCGCCGTAGTTGCGTTCATTGGTATCCACAGTTCGTTGCTTGAAGGCTTCAAATTTTTGCTCGTCGTTCATAATCTCATTCCTTTCCTGCGTCTCGATGGTTTCTCTGACCGATTGGATCAATCGGCTTAACCGCGCCTTCTCCGTTTCCAGAGCCGTCAAATGACTGCGTAAAGCCGAGAGACGGTCAAAGGAGGGATCGTCCAAACACTCTCGAATACGGCCGAGTCCCACTCCAAGAGCCCGGTAGTAGAGGATATCTTGCAGCCGGTCCACTTGAGCCGGACCATAGTAACGATATCCGCTTTCTGCGACACGGCTTGGTTTCAGCAGATTGATCTTGTCGTACCAGCGCAAAGTGCGAGTGGTCACTCCGGACAAGCGCGACAGTTCCTGAATGGAATATTCCATGGGTTTCTCCCTCCTTGATGATGCAGCCGCTTCAGACAGATCAAAATCTTGTTTTGTAATTCCAAAGCCTGCTGCTGTTTTCATTGTAGCGGTTGACGCTGCGTCAAAGTCAAGAGGAAATTTTAAGATTAGAAAATTGGCTGGACAGAAGACGGAAGGGAGAGGTACCATCGCTTTGAAAGGACGACGAAACCATGGTATAATAAAAAAGAGCGATATGAAGTTTCAGTTTTACGACTATTTTGGATAGGAGATTTTTATGCGCCTTTTGATCGACGCCGACGGATGCCCGGTGGTAAACATCGCTGTGTCCATTGCAAGCGAAAACAGGATAGAATGCCTGATCCTGTGCGACACCTCTCATGAATTTGAAAAACGCGGCGCCAAAACCTTGACCTTTTCCAAGGGGGCCGACAGCGTGGATTTTGCTTTGGTAAATTTATTGTGTCCCGGAGATGTGGTCGTCACCCAGGACTATGGTCTTGCCGCCATGTGTCTGGCCAGGAAGGCGCGGGTACTGAGCCAGGATGGAATGGAGTATACCGCCGATAACATCGATGGTCTCCTTCTGGCGCGCCATACGGCAAAAAAGATCCGAAACGCCGGCGGAAGATTAAAAGGTCCGTCACGGAGAAAGCCTGTCCAGGATGAGGATTTCTCCCGCGCGCTGCGGGATCTCCTGAAGAGGGTAACCGCAATCGGATAAGGAGATATAAGAAGACCAGGCGGCTGTTTTGCCAAACGCCCAGCCGTCTGAAGGATACGAAGAAGTGACAGAGGAGTTGAGGTATGCGGATCATCATCTCGCCGGCAAAGAAAATGAATGTAGATCTCGATAGCCTGGAACCAGGCGGATTGCCGCGTTTTTTGCCGGAAACAGAATTGCTGCTATCGGCTCTGCGCTCTATGCCGGATCAGGAGCTCAGGACCCTCTGGAAATGCAATGACGCTATTGCGGCGCTCAATGTGGAGAGGGTGCGGCGTATGGATTTGTACACCCGGCTGACACCGGCCATCTTGTCCTACGAAGGGATTCAGTATCGGTATATGGCTCCAGGAGTGTTTGAAACGGGACAATTCACCTTTTTGGAACAGCATTTGCGGATTCTCTCCGGGTTTTACGGCATCCTGCGTCCGTTCGACGGCGTAACCCCTTACCGCTTGGAGATGCAGGCCAAATTGTCTGTGGATGGCTGTAAGGATTTGTATGCGTTCTGGGGGGACAAGCTGGCAAAGTCTTTGGCCCGGGAAACCGATGTTGTACTCAATTTAGCCTCCCAGGAATACAGCCGGGCGGTAAAATCATATTTGCCGTCCAAGGTGAGGTTTTTCACCTGTACTTTTGGGGAACGCAAGGGTGACAAAGTAATCGAGAAAGGCACCTTATGCAAGATGGCGCGGGGACAAATGGTGCGTTGGATGGCGGAAAATAAGGTTGTAGATCCCAGGGATCTGTGTGAATTTTCTGATTTGGGATATCATTACGACGCCGTCTTATCCGGAGAGGATCATATGGTGTTTATCAAGGACGAAAAGCCGAGGACTGGCTGGGAGGAAAAAACATGGTGAGGGAAATTGTAAAGGATATCATCTTCCTGGCCCAAAAGGCGGAAAAGGCTACAGAGGAAGATCTGCCGGTGGCACAGGACTTATTGGATACATTGGAAGCCCATAAACAAGGATGTGTGGGATTGGCGGCCAATATGATCGGCGTAGGGAAGCGGATCATCGTCTTTGACAAGGAGGGACAGCCTATGGTTATGTTCAATCCGGAGATCG
This genomic window contains:
- a CDS encoding YaiI/YqxD family protein, which encodes MRLLIDADGCPVVNIAVSIASENRIECLILCDTSHEFEKRGAKTLTFSKGADSVDFALVNLLCPGDVVVTQDYGLAAMCLARKARVLSQDGMEYTADNIDGLLLARHTAKKIRNAGGRLKGPSRRKPVQDEDFSRALRDLLKRVTAIG
- a CDS encoding molecular chaperone Hsp90; translation: MDKAVLNEIVEKTHELIKSPTCSSETKEAAQRWLDAVGTDAEKEETQKYVDELEADIMPIDNLINFAQSEQGAQYFGADAAANIAAHAKEIKAAGARYCDCPACSIVATILEKKSELLK
- the yaaA gene encoding peroxide stress protein YaaA, which codes for MRIIISPAKKMNVDLDSLEPGGLPRFLPETELLLSALRSMPDQELRTLWKCNDAIAALNVERVRRMDLYTRLTPAILSYEGIQYRYMAPGVFETGQFTFLEQHLRILSGFYGILRPFDGVTPYRLEMQAKLSVDGCKDLYAFWGDKLAKSLARETDVVLNLASQEYSRAVKSYLPSKVRFFTCTFGERKGDKVIEKGTLCKMARGQMVRWMAENKVVDPRDLCEFSDLGYHYDAVLSGEDHMVFIKDEKPRTGWEEKTW
- a CDS encoding nucleotide pyrophosphohydrolase, whose product is MKKETVNEINRFRDERNWRQFHNPKDLAISISLEASELLELFQWKTNEEVVEAKADALKEELADVLIYCAMLADDLGLDMDTIVMEKLKKNAVKYPVEKSRDNKRKYNEL
- a CDS encoding peptide deformylase, coding for MVREIVKDIIFLAQKAEKATEEDLPVAQDLLDTLEAHKQGCVGLAANMIGVGKRIIVFDKEGQPMVMFNPEIVKRSQPYETEEGCLSLAGTRKTKRWKSIKVQYQTHSFQTRYQTFTGWTAQIIQHEIDHCEGILI
- a CDS encoding MerR family transcriptional regulator, with translation MEYSIQELSRLSGVTTRTLRWYDKINLLKPSRVAESGYRYYGPAQVDRLQDILYYRALGVGLGRIRECLDDPSFDRLSALRSHLTALETEKARLSRLIQSVRETIETQERNEIMNDEQKFEAFKQRTVDTNERNYGGEIREKYGDAAVDGVHSAVLNLTQEQYEQWMGLSKEIQCRLEEAVKTSKDSSCPEARDITQLHRQWLTLVSNGYETNRHKGIVQLYVMDRRFTDYYDKNVPGCAQFLRDAVCRWADQIEML
- a CDS encoding DNA/RNA helicase domain-containing protein, whose translation is MASRKYRTLTIEIKDGKLDQTALTREQMDLLERKPVVYIYYNKNVLYVGETSGFLGRHEEHLKETGTDYRQFTHVIVLFGQYVDRNSQLDLERQLITYLITERETRLGTKIGGCLNRQLWRRVPDYRTKEEVYSQVLVPFWTNELKEAGIIEEVLLDNLRQSILFKYSPFQELSEEQLDLIDEMTSNEKNYLVEGIAGTGKTAVLTNLVARLCTDERYRGKKIGVAVKSNWINQAQRIFKAYGIQEHVSLGSACQLIQRGEEFDIIVVDEAHRLQRKYSKQHPSVSRTFKGSPLKTELDFLGRISKRMILLYDKLQIIRPSDIPWRTFEDYGKQHGFERRMMMKQFRIQIHEKGASYTAEDYFAGIFSFLQLSDMPFDKDVFRSKAPDAYFGVTDSICELFDYVEERRQYHPTAQCRVLAGYARPWGSKFKPGHKRYTEFDWIEGEERWKWNSTNKNWIGRPGSEEEIGCVHAIQGIDLDYAGVIIAKDLTFADGKVTVVKEHYYDRNGIPAKKDFVHEDFTQYIKQIYYILLSRGIRGVRIYFEDEALKRHFMEVVGLS